From Limnothrix sp. FACHB-406, the proteins below share one genomic window:
- a CDS encoding iron-sulfur cluster assembly accessory protein, translating into MTTSTIPAKQGIQISESARQHLLNLRQSQGQSDLCLRVGVRGGGCSGLSYTMDFETAANIRPDDDVFDYGDFKVICDPKSLLYLYGLELDYSTALIGGGFQFRNPNATQTCGCGKSFSA; encoded by the coding sequence ATGACTACTTCAACCATTCCCGCCAAGCAAGGCATTCAAATTAGCGAGTCGGCCCGCCAACACCTGCTCAACCTGCGCCAGAGCCAAGGCCAAAGCGACCTCTGCTTGCGAGTTGGCGTTCGGGGAGGCGGTTGTTCGGGTTTGTCTTACACGATGGACTTTGAGACGGCAGCGAATATTCGCCCCGATGACGATGTGTTTGATTACGGCGATTTCAAGGTGATTTGTGATCCGAAAAGCTTGCTGTATCTCTATGGTTTGGAACTGGACTACAGCACGGCTTTGATTGGCGGCGGGTTCCAATTCCGCAACCCGAACGCTACCCAAACCTGCGGCTGTGGGAAGTCTTTTTCGGCCTAG
- the mltG gene encoding endolytic transglycosylase MltG → MQRLGRVIFTLLVPTAALVGAWQGWQWWSWANRPMDLAQGDTAMKAVQVQIERGTSARQIGRDLERLGIIRSSAAWELWARWLTWNDDNGGFQAGTYELLPTAPMTDVAQQLWQGKTIQQSLTIPEGWTVRQMADYFQSQGVFRAEEFLALTQKIPRDRYPWLPQRITSLEGFLFPDTYQFPGDTITPQAVIDSMLDRFEKVALPLWNQNRGQTKLDLLGWVTLSSIVEKEAVIPQERSVIAGVFSNRLNRGQKLESDPTVEYALKIRQTPDRPLTFTDIRQPSPYNTYLNPGLPPGPIAAPGKASLEATLAPAQTDYVFFVARYDGTHVFSKTLAEHEAAVKRIRAERNARTRSTPQPATSPSP, encoded by the coding sequence ATGCAACGATTGGGTCGCGTGATATTTACTCTCCTCGTGCCCACGGCGGCCTTGGTTGGTGCTTGGCAAGGATGGCAATGGTGGAGCTGGGCCAACCGTCCCATGGACTTGGCCCAGGGCGACACCGCCATGAAAGCAGTACAAGTGCAAATTGAACGGGGAACCAGCGCCCGGCAAATTGGCCGCGATCTGGAACGGTTGGGGATTATTCGCTCCAGCGCGGCTTGGGAACTGTGGGCCCGGTGGCTGACTTGGAATGACGACAATGGCGGCTTCCAGGCGGGAACCTATGAACTATTACCCACGGCCCCGATGACGGACGTTGCCCAGCAACTTTGGCAGGGCAAGACCATTCAACAGAGCCTGACGATTCCGGAGGGCTGGACAGTGCGGCAAATGGCCGACTATTTCCAGTCCCAAGGGGTGTTTCGGGCGGAGGAGTTTTTGGCCCTCACGCAAAAAATTCCGCGCGATCGCTACCCCTGGCTGCCCCAGCGAATTACGTCCTTGGAAGGGTTTCTTTTTCCGGATACTTACCAGTTTCCGGGAGACACGATTACCCCGCAGGCGGTGATTGATTCCATGCTCGATCGCTTCGAGAAGGTGGCTTTGCCCCTGTGGAACCAAAATCGCGGCCAAACCAAGCTGGATTTGTTGGGGTGGGTGACGCTTTCCAGCATTGTAGAAAAAGAGGCGGTGATTCCCCAGGAGCGATCGGTGATTGCGGGGGTGTTTAGCAATCGGCTGAATCGGGGGCAAAAGCTAGAATCAGATCCAACGGTGGAATATGCCCTGAAAATTCGGCAAACACCTGATCGTCCTCTGACTTTCACGGATATTCGCCAGCCTTCGCCCTACAATACCTATCTCAATCCTGGGTTACCGCCGGGGCCGATCGCCGCACCGGGCAAGGCCAGCCTAGAGGCCACCTTGGCTCCGGCCCAAACAGACTATGTGTTCTTTGTGGCACGGTATGACGGAACCCATGTGTTTAGCAAAACCTTGGCGGAACACGAAGCCGCTGTAAAGCGCATTCGGGCCGAGCGCAACGCCAGGACTCGATCGACCCCTCAACCGGCGACCAGCCCCAGCCCCTAG
- a CDS encoding YqeG family HAD IIIA-type phosphatase, with product MTFGVLLQPDLILGDCILALTPEVIVQHGLQGLILDVDDTLVPTTTDAVSPELVTWIQAVRPHVQLWLASNNLSESRIGSIARSLDLPYFTGAAKPSRRKLRQALQEMQLPPERVAMVGDRLFTDVLAGNRLGLFTVLVQPMVNPLSAHRGYPIHSLEVWLSKLIGASFYRDPSPLPTATSSPDRPAS from the coding sequence GTGACGTTTGGTGTCCTGCTTCAGCCCGACTTAATCCTAGGCGACTGCATTTTGGCCCTCACGCCGGAAGTGATTGTGCAGCACGGTTTGCAGGGCTTGATTCTGGATGTGGATGACACCCTGGTTCCCACCACCACCGACGCGGTTTCACCGGAACTGGTGACTTGGATCCAAGCGGTGCGGCCCCATGTGCAACTGTGGTTGGCCAGCAACAACCTGAGCGAGTCGCGAATTGGCAGCATTGCCCGATCGCTCGACTTGCCCTACTTCACCGGAGCCGCCAAGCCCTCTCGCCGCAAGTTGCGCCAAGCGCTCCAAGAAATGCAACTGCCGCCGGAGCGGGTGGCCATGGTGGGCGATCGCCTGTTCACCGATGTGTTAGCCGGTAACCGTCTGGGGCTGTTCACCGTGTTGGTGCAACCGATGGTGAATCCCCTGTCGGCCCATCGGGGCTACCCGATTCACTCCCTCGAAGTGTGGCTCTCAAAACTGATTGGCGCATCGTTCTATCGCGATCCTTCGCCCCTGCCCACAGCGACCTCCTCGCCCGATCGCCCCGCCAGCTAA
- a CDS encoding DUF2811 domain-containing protein: MSGTVSIVAEIPEELHEALKDYLEVHPDWDLNRVFAAALSLFLLQNGESDRRVSRVYLSTLFRQPA; this comes from the coding sequence ATGAGTGGCACAGTTAGCATCGTGGCGGAAATTCCTGAAGAACTCCACGAAGCCCTTAAGGATTATTTGGAAGTGCATCCCGACTGGGATTTGAACCGGGTGTTTGCAGCGGCGTTGTCGCTTTTTCTGTTGCAAAACGGGGAGAGCGATCGGCGGGTGTCGCGGGTTTATCTATCAACGCTGTTTCGCCAACCGGCTTAG
- a CDS encoding DUF3727 domain-containing protein: MTQEDTAWDVPTITLSDATGRTLECFVEHSIEVEGSEYVLLHPVDSPVEIVTWKGDDEDEEAVPIENEQQIDLLFNTAKAVLAEENLKLKRTAIVLTVEGELPEEPEDDEPWEGNGSGEDVDEFQWLASFFHNETEYAVYTPLDPFFIVARMNEQGQPELLDPEELEQIEDLLPSIEEQLFNGLE; this comes from the coding sequence ATGACCCAAGAAGATACTGCGTGGGACGTTCCCACCATCACCCTGTCCGATGCCACGGGTCGGACATTGGAGTGTTTTGTTGAGCACTCGATCGAGGTGGAAGGCTCCGAGTATGTGCTCTTACACCCGGTGGATTCCCCGGTTGAGATTGTGACCTGGAAGGGTGACGACGAGGACGAAGAAGCCGTCCCGATCGAGAACGAGCAACAGATCGATCTCCTGTTCAACACGGCGAAGGCGGTGTTGGCAGAGGAGAACTTGAAGTTGAAGCGCACGGCGATCGTGCTGACCGTTGAGGGCGAATTACCCGAAGAACCGGAGGACGATGAACCCTGGGAAGGGAACGGCTCCGGCGAAGATGTGGATGAGTTCCAGTGGTTAGCTAGCTTTTTTCATAATGAAACGGAGTACGCGGTTTATACGCCGCTGGATCCATTTTTCATTGTGGCCCGCATGAATGAGCAGGGACAGCCAGAATTACTGGATCCCGAGGAGTTGGAGCAGATCGAAGATTTGCTACCGTCGATCGAGGAACAACTATTTAATGGGTTGGAGTAG
- a CDS encoding Uma2 family endonuclease: MLETLTAPIALADFLELPETQPASEYIDGQILQKPMPKGKHSRIQSKLTAFINAVTEPLKSASAFTELRCTFDGRSIVPDIAVFSWERIPKDESGEIADRFLLAPDWVVEILSPDQSHAQLFKKLRHCFQHGTIAGWIIDPANKAVMIYRPGQEALLFDLEEMPDRPLPIPEFVGELTLTSEVLFSWLAL, encoded by the coding sequence ATGCTAGAAACCCTGACCGCCCCGATCGCCCTGGCAGACTTTTTGGAGTTGCCAGAAACCCAACCAGCGAGTGAATATATCGACGGGCAAATCCTGCAAAAACCCATGCCCAAAGGAAAACATAGCCGAATCCAAAGCAAGTTGACTGCGTTCATCAATGCAGTAACGGAACCCTTAAAGTCAGCCAGTGCATTTACCGAATTGCGTTGCACCTTTGATGGGCGCTCGATCGTGCCGGATATTGCTGTCTTTTCTTGGGAACGGATTCCCAAAGATGAATCGGGTGAAATTGCCGATCGATTTCTGCTGGCTCCCGATTGGGTGGTGGAGATTCTGTCTCCTGATCAAAGCCATGCCCAATTGTTTAAAAAACTACGCCATTGCTTTCAGCACGGAACGATCGCTGGTTGGATTATTGATCCTGCAAACAAAGCGGTGATGATCTATCGGCCGGGTCAAGAGGCACTTTTGTTTGATTTAGAAGAAATGCCCGATCGCCCCTTGCCCATTCCAGAATTTGTTGGAGAGCTGACCCTCACCTCAGAAGTTTTATTTAGTTGGCTGGCACTCTGA
- the zds gene encoding 9,9'-di-cis-zeta-carotene desaturase: MRVAIVGAGLAGLATAVDLVDAGHEVEIFEARNFVGGKVGSWVDADGNHVEMGLHVFFGCYENLFGLMKKVGAFENLLLKEHTHTFVNRGGNLGELDFRFPIGAPFNGLKAFFTTSQLSVADKLANSIALGTSPIVRGLVDFKGAMKTIRELDRVSFADWFRSHGGSDGSLKRMWNPIAYALGFIDTENISARCMLTIFQFFAAKTEASVLRMLAGSPDEYLHKPIVKYITDRGGKIHLRRRIREVQYTESSNGEIRVTGLDVADGEATERITADAYVAACDIPGIQRLLPESWRKIPEFDNIYKLEAVPVATVQLRFDGWVTEMQDPEAMKDLSKARGLDNLLYSADADFSCFADLALTSPKDYYREGQGSLLQLVLTPGDPFIKKSNEETVQHVLKQVHDLFPSSRSLNLVWSGVVKLAQSLYREGPGMDPYRPNQKTSIENFFLAGSYTMQDYIDSMEGATLSGKQAAKALLSTKLPIAA; this comes from the coding sequence ATGCGAGTCGCGATCGTGGGAGCCGGATTAGCCGGATTAGCCACCGCCGTGGATCTAGTCGATGCGGGCCATGAAGTGGAAATCTTTGAGGCCCGCAACTTTGTTGGCGGCAAGGTTGGCAGTTGGGTTGATGCAGACGGTAACCATGTGGAGATGGGCTTGCACGTCTTCTTTGGCTGCTATGAAAACCTGTTTGGCTTGATGAAAAAGGTGGGAGCCTTTGAAAATCTGTTGCTGAAGGAGCATACCCACACCTTCGTGAATCGGGGTGGCAATTTGGGCGAGCTGGATTTTCGCTTCCCGATCGGGGCCCCTTTCAACGGTCTGAAGGCTTTTTTCACCACTTCGCAACTGTCGGTTGCCGACAAGCTGGCTAACTCGATCGCCCTGGGAACCAGCCCGATCGTCCGGGGATTGGTGGACTTCAAGGGCGCAATGAAAACGATCCGTGAGCTGGATCGGGTCAGCTTTGCCGACTGGTTTCGCAGCCACGGCGGCTCCGACGGCAGCTTGAAGCGGATGTGGAACCCGATCGCCTACGCCCTCGGCTTCATCGACACCGAAAATATTTCGGCGCGGTGTATGCTCACCATCTTCCAATTCTTCGCCGCCAAGACCGAAGCTTCGGTGTTGCGGATGCTGGCCGGCTCGCCCGATGAATATTTGCACAAGCCGATCGTGAAATACATCACCGATCGGGGCGGCAAAATTCACCTGCGTCGCCGCATTCGGGAAGTGCAATACACCGAAAGCAGCAACGGCGAAATCCGCGTCACGGGCCTCGATGTGGCCGACGGGGAAGCCACCGAGCGCATCACGGCCGATGCCTACGTGGCCGCCTGCGACATCCCCGGAATTCAGCGCCTGTTGCCGGAATCCTGGCGCAAAATTCCCGAATTCGACAACATCTATAAGCTGGAAGCCGTGCCCGTGGCCACGGTGCAGTTGCGGTTCGATGGCTGGGTCACGGAAATGCAAGATCCCGAAGCCATGAAGGATCTGAGCAAAGCACGGGGCTTGGATAACTTGCTCTATTCGGCCGATGCGGATTTTTCTTGTTTCGCGGACTTGGCCCTCACCAGCCCCAAAGACTACTACCGCGAGGGCCAAGGCTCCCTGCTGCAATTGGTGTTGACTCCCGGCGACCCGTTCATCAAAAAGTCCAACGAGGAAACGGTGCAGCATGTCCTCAAGCAAGTCCACGACCTGTTCCCCTCGTCGCGCAGCCTGAATCTGGTGTGGTCGGGGGTGGTGAAGCTGGCCCAATCGCTGTACCGCGAAGGGCCGGGCATGGATCCCTATCGCCCCAACCAAAAGACCTCGATCGAGAACTTCTTCTTGGCCGGCAGCTACACCATGCAGGACTACATCGACAGCATGGAGGGCGCAACTCTCTCGGGCAAACAGGCCGCGAAGGCGCTGTTAAGCACCAAACTCCCGATCGCGGCCTAG